A DNA window from Streptococcus sp. LPB0220 contains the following coding sequences:
- a CDS encoding ABC transporter permease/substrate-binding protein: MSKLLATFQERFGNWVTALGQHLQLSLLTLLLAIFLAVPLAIYLSTRKRASNWILQLAGIFQTIPSMALLGLFIPIMGIGTLPALTALVIYAIFPILQNTITGLQGIDPSLEEAGVAFGMTKWERLKKFEIPLAMPVIMSGIRTATVMIIGTATLAALIGAGGLGSFILLGIDRNNASLILIGALSSAFLAIAFNLLLKWMEKAKLRTIFVVFAVMILGLGASYTPSLLPKPEKENLVIAGKLGPEPEILANMYKILIEENTDMTVTVKPNFGKTTFLYEALKKGDIAIYPEFTGTVTESLLKPAPQVSHDPEAVYQAARDGIKKQDDLALLKPMAYQNTYAVAVPKKIAQEYGLKTISDLKKVEGQLKAGFTLEFNDREDGNKGLQKVYGLHLQVSTMEPALRYQAIQSGDIQITDAYSTDAELARYDLVVLEDDKQLFPPYQGAPLMKVELLKKHPELEAVLNKLAGKITADQMSQLNYQVGVEGKSAAKVARDFLVKEGLMKN, translated from the coding sequence ATGTCTAAACTACTTGCAACTTTTCAAGAACGCTTTGGAAACTGGGTCACTGCACTGGGGCAACATTTGCAACTGTCATTACTGACTTTGCTCCTTGCTATTTTTCTGGCTGTTCCACTGGCTATTTATTTAAGTACTCGCAAGAGAGCGAGCAACTGGATCCTACAGTTAGCTGGGATCTTCCAGACCATACCTTCCATGGCCCTTTTGGGGCTCTTCATTCCCATCATGGGGATTGGGACGCTTCCAGCCTTGACAGCTCTGGTCATTTACGCCATTTTCCCTATCCTTCAAAATACCATCACCGGTTTGCAAGGGATTGACCCTAGTCTCGAAGAAGCAGGAGTCGCCTTTGGGATGACCAAGTGGGAACGACTCAAGAAGTTTGAGATTCCCTTGGCCATGCCCGTCATCATGTCTGGGATTCGGACAGCAACTGTAATGATTATCGGGACGGCTACCCTTGCTGCCTTGATTGGAGCAGGGGGACTTGGTTCCTTTATCCTTCTGGGGATTGACCGCAATAATGCCAGTTTGATTTTGATCGGAGCCCTGTCTTCTGCCTTCTTAGCCATTGCCTTTAACCTTCTTCTCAAATGGATGGAAAAGGCCAAATTACGAACTATCTTTGTAGTCTTTGCTGTGATGATCCTGGGATTGGGAGCTAGCTATACACCAAGTCTTCTTCCCAAACCGGAAAAAGAAAACCTGGTCATCGCTGGTAAGTTAGGTCCGGAACCAGAAATTCTAGCCAATATGTACAAGATCTTGATCGAAGAAAATACGGATATGACAGTGACCGTCAAACCAAATTTTGGTAAGACCACCTTCCTCTATGAAGCTCTGAAAAAAGGGGATATCGCGATCTATCCAGAATTTACAGGAACTGTGACCGAAAGTCTCCTCAAACCGGCGCCACAAGTCAGTCATGATCCAGAAGCAGTCTATCAAGCGGCCCGAGATGGGATCAAGAAACAAGACGACCTGGCCTTGCTCAAACCCATGGCTTATCAGAATACCTATGCTGTTGCGGTGCCTAAGAAAATTGCCCAAGAGTATGGCCTCAAGACCATTTCCGATTTGAAAAAGGTAGAAGGACAACTCAAGGCAGGATTTACCTTAGAGTTTAACGACCGCGAGGATGGAAACAAGGGCTTGCAGAAGGTCTACGGACTTCATCTACAAGTCTCCACCATGGAGCCAGCCCTTCGCTACCAGGCGATCCAGTCCGGTGATATACAGATTACAGATGCTTACTCAACGGATGCCGAGCTGGCTCGCTATGACCTCGTGGTCCTTGAAGATGACAAGCAACTCTTTCCTCCCTATCAAGGAGCCCCACTCATGAAAGTTGAATTACTGAAAAAACATCCAGAATTGGAAGCTGTTCTGAATAAACTAGCTGGTAAAATCACAGCAGACCAAATGAGCCAGCTCAACTATCAAGTCGGGGTAGAAGGCAAGTCTGCTGCTAAAGTAGCGCGTGACTTCTTGGTAAAAGAAGGGTTGATGAAAAATTAA
- a CDS encoding gamma-glutamyl-gamma-aminobutyrate hydrolase family protein, with protein MKKRPVIGITGNEKPFPDDPDANMSYAATGFVEAVKEAGGIPLILPIGDADMAKHYLSMIDKLIITGGQNVLPKFYGEEIAIDSDDYLLKRDLFELALIEEARAAKKAIFTVCRGTQLYNVALGGTLYQDIEHHWQDNPGQYTSQELVTKDQTILQEIYGKTSRINSFHHQSIKDLADGLEVIARDPKDDVIEAVQSTDESRFLGVQWHPELRFDKSPADHKLFEYVVNDL; from the coding sequence ATGAAAAAAAGACCAGTGATTGGAATTACAGGAAATGAAAAACCCTTCCCGGATGATCCAGACGCGAACATGAGTTATGCAGCAACTGGTTTTGTCGAAGCGGTCAAAGAGGCGGGAGGAATTCCCTTGATCTTGCCAATTGGAGATGCGGACATGGCCAAACACTACCTGTCGATGATTGATAAGCTCATCATCACCGGCGGTCAAAATGTCTTGCCCAAGTTTTACGGAGAAGAAATCGCCATTGATAGTGATGACTACCTCTTGAAACGCGATCTTTTTGAGTTGGCCTTGATTGAGGAAGCGCGTGCGGCAAAAAAAGCTATCTTTACAGTCTGCCGAGGAACCCAGCTCTACAATGTCGCACTAGGGGGAACTCTTTATCAAGATATTGAACACCATTGGCAGGACAATCCAGGTCAATACACCAGCCAAGAGCTGGTGACCAAGGATCAGACAATCTTGCAAGAAATCTATGGCAAGACCAGTCGCATCAATTCTTTTCACCATCAAAGTATCAAAGACTTGGCAGATGGCTTAGAAGTGATCGCACGGGATCCCAAAGATGACGTCATAGAGGCGGTTCAATCCACAGATGAGAGTCGTTTTCTCGGCGTTCAGTGGCATCCGGAACTGCGTTTTGACAAGAGTCCAGCAGACCACAAGCTCTTTGAATATGTTGTGAATGACTTATAA
- a CDS encoding glycoside hydrolase family 1 protein: MYQFPKDFLWGSSTSGPQTEGRLDQDGKGDNLWDYWYKIEPNRFYQGQGPEKTSTFYEHWEDDLDLLLETGHTAFRTSIQWSRIFPDGRGKINQAGVDFYRRVFEKIKEKGIHLLVNLYHFDLPVALQEQGDGWENKETAYAYQEYARFCFKIYGDLVDQWITFNEPIVPVEFGYFYDAHFPHKVDAAAAVKVAYHTQFASSLAVKACHEVDPHYRIGIVLNLTPAYPRSQHPEDLKAALIAELFQAKSFLDPSVLGHYPEELVEILRERDLLPDYDPFELRLIEENTVDYLGVNYYQPLRVAAPRYAPNPASPLLFEQFYEPYVMPGRKINPHRGWEIYEQGLYDIAQNIKENYGNIEWILTENGMGVEGEEKFREDGVIQDDYRIDFVKDHLRELHRSIQDGANCKGYLIWTFIDCWSWLNGYKNRYGLVELDLATQERRLKKSGHWFRELSQQNGFEE; the protein is encoded by the coding sequence ATGTATCAATTTCCAAAGGATTTTTTATGGGGGAGTTCGACCTCGGGTCCACAGACAGAAGGGCGTCTAGATCAGGATGGAAAAGGTGACAATCTCTGGGATTACTGGTATAAGATCGAACCCAATCGCTTTTATCAGGGGCAAGGACCAGAGAAAACATCTACTTTTTATGAACACTGGGAAGACGATCTGGATCTCTTGTTAGAAACCGGTCATACAGCTTTTCGGACCTCTATTCAGTGGTCCCGCATTTTCCCTGATGGTCGAGGAAAGATCAATCAAGCGGGTGTCGATTTCTACCGCCGTGTCTTTGAAAAGATTAAGGAAAAAGGAATTCACCTCTTGGTCAACCTCTATCATTTTGATTTGCCGGTGGCGCTCCAAGAGCAGGGCGATGGTTGGGAAAATAAGGAAACCGCCTATGCTTATCAAGAATATGCGCGTTTTTGTTTCAAGATCTATGGGGATCTGGTCGACCAGTGGATCACCTTTAATGAACCCATTGTCCCTGTGGAGTTTGGTTATTTTTATGATGCCCATTTTCCTCATAAGGTAGACGCAGCAGCAGCAGTAAAAGTAGCCTACCACACCCAGTTTGCAAGCTCTCTAGCGGTCAAGGCCTGTCACGAGGTGGATCCCCATTACCGTATCGGGATTGTGCTCAATTTGACACCAGCCTATCCTCGGAGTCAGCATCCAGAAGATCTTAAAGCCGCTCTCATTGCCGAGCTCTTTCAAGCTAAATCCTTTCTAGATCCTTCTGTTCTTGGCCACTATCCTGAAGAATTAGTGGAGATCCTGCGAGAGCGTGATCTCTTGCCAGATTATGATCCCTTTGAGTTGCGCTTGATCGAGGAAAATACCGTCGATTACCTCGGGGTTAACTATTACCAACCACTCCGTGTGGCAGCTCCTCGTTATGCCCCAAATCCAGCTTCTCCCTTACTTTTTGAGCAATTTTATGAACCCTATGTCATGCCAGGTCGCAAGATTAATCCCCATCGTGGTTGGGAGATCTATGAGCAAGGCCTATATGACATTGCCCAAAATATTAAGGAAAACTATGGCAATATTGAGTGGATCTTGACAGAAAATGGGATGGGAGTCGAAGGAGAGGAAAAATTCCGTGAGGATGGCGTGATTCAAGACGACTACCGGATTGACTTTGTCAAAGACCATCTTCGTGAGCTCCATCGTTCTATTCAAGATGGCGCCAACTGTAAGGGCTATTTGATCTGGACCTTTATTGACTGCTGGTCCTGGCTCAATGGTTATAAGAACCGCTATGGCCTTGTTGAACTAGACCTAGCTACTCAAGAAAGACGCCTGAAAAAATCGGGCCATTGGTTCCGTGAATTGAGCCAGCAGAATGGATTTGAAGAGTAG
- the glmS gene encoding glutamine--fructose-6-phosphate transaminase (isomerizing): MCGIVGVVGNTNATDILIQGLEKLEYRGYDSAGVFLASEGKSQLVKAVGRIAELSAKAEGVEGEAGIGHTRWATHGKPTEDNAHPHRSETGRFVLVHNGVIENYLEIKEEYLAGHHFKGQTDTEIAAHLIGKFAEEDGLSTLEAFKKALHIIRGAYAFALMDAEDPSTIYVAKNKSPLLIGLGDGYNMVCSDAMAMIRETNQYMEIHDQELVIVKADSVEVQDYDGNVKERASYTAELDLSDIGKGTYPYYMLKEIDEQPTVMRKLIQAYTDESGQVVVDPAIIKSVQEADRIYILAAGTSYHAGFASKKMLEELTDTPVELGISSEWGYGMPLLSKKPLFIFISQSGETADSRQVLVKANEMGIPSLTVTNVPGSTLSREADMTMLLHAGPEIAVASTKAYTAQIAALAFLAKAVGEANGNEKAKAFDLVHELSIVAQSIESTLSEKEVIDEKVRGLLETTRNAFYIGRGQDYYVAMEASLKLKEISYIQCEGFAAGELKHGTIALIEDGTPVIALLSDPVLASHTRGNIQEVAARGAHVLTIAEENVAKETDDLVLTAVHPYLSPISMVVPTQLIAYFATLHRGLDVDKPRNLAKSVTVE; this comes from the coding sequence ATGTGCGGAATCGTTGGTGTTGTAGGAAATACAAATGCTACAGATATTTTGATCCAAGGACTTGAAAAACTCGAATACCGAGGTTATGACTCTGCAGGTGTTTTTCTGGCTAGTGAAGGCAAGAGCCAATTGGTGAAGGCAGTCGGCCGTATTGCAGAATTGTCAGCTAAGGCAGAAGGTGTCGAAGGGGAAGCTGGAATTGGACATACCCGTTGGGCCACTCATGGAAAACCAACTGAGGACAATGCCCACCCACACCGCTCTGAAACAGGTCGCTTTGTTTTGGTCCACAATGGGGTGATTGAAAACTACCTTGAAATCAAGGAAGAATACCTAGCCGGTCACCATTTCAAGGGGCAAACAGATACAGAAATCGCCGCCCACTTGATCGGAAAATTTGCTGAAGAAGATGGCTTGTCTACGCTCGAAGCCTTCAAAAAAGCCCTCCACATCATCCGTGGGGCCTATGCTTTTGCTTTGATGGATGCGGAAGATCCAAGCACCATCTATGTGGCGAAAAATAAATCACCACTCTTGATCGGTCTTGGAGATGGCTACAATATGGTCTGCTCTGATGCCATGGCCATGATTCGCGAAACCAACCAATACATGGAAATCCATGACCAAGAGTTGGTCATTGTCAAGGCTGACAGCGTTGAAGTACAAGACTATGATGGAAACGTCAAAGAACGGGCTAGCTACACGGCTGAACTTGACCTTTCTGATATTGGAAAAGGGACTTACCCATACTACATGCTCAAAGAAATCGATGAGCAACCAACTGTCATGCGTAAGTTGATCCAAGCCTATACAGATGAATCTGGTCAAGTAGTGGTAGACCCAGCTATTATCAAGTCTGTTCAAGAAGCAGATCGCATCTATATCCTTGCGGCTGGTACCTCTTACCATGCTGGATTTGCGTCTAAAAAAATGTTGGAAGAGTTGACAGATACTCCAGTAGAACTCGGTATCTCCTCTGAGTGGGGGTATGGTATGCCACTTCTTAGCAAGAAACCACTCTTCATCTTTATCAGTCAATCTGGTGAAACAGCCGATAGCCGCCAAGTGCTGGTCAAGGCCAATGAAATGGGCATTCCAAGCTTAACAGTGACCAATGTTCCAGGTTCAACTCTTTCACGTGAAGCAGACATGACCATGTTGCTCCATGCGGGTCCTGAAATTGCGGTAGCTTCTACTAAGGCTTATACGGCTCAAATCGCAGCCCTTGCCTTTCTTGCTAAAGCTGTTGGGGAAGCCAATGGCAATGAGAAGGCCAAAGCCTTTGATTTGGTGCACGAATTGTCTATCGTTGCCCAATCGATCGAATCAACCCTTTCAGAAAAAGAAGTGATCGATGAAAAAGTTCGTGGCTTGTTGGAAACAACCCGCAATGCTTTCTATATCGGACGTGGTCAAGATTACTATGTTGCCATGGAAGCTAGTTTGAAACTAAAAGAAATTTCTTACATCCAATGTGAAGGCTTCGCTGCGGGTGAGTTGAAACACGGTACCATCGCTCTGATCGAAGACGGTACACCGGTCATCGCCCTCTTGTCTGATCCAGTCCTAGCCAGCCACACACGTGGGAACATCCAAGAAGTGGCAGCACGTGGGGCTCATGTCTTAACCATTGCAGAAGAAAATGTCGCTAAAGAGACAGATGATTTGGTCTTGACAGCGGTTCACCCTTACCTCTCTCCAATCTCAATGGTGGTGCCAACCCAATTGATTGCCTACTTTGCAACCCTTCATCGTGGGCTCGATGTTGATAAACCACGGAACCTTGCTAAGTCTGTAACCGTTGAATAA
- a CDS encoding 5'-nucleotidase, lipoprotein e(P4) family: MKTTKTTFTIVSALASVILLTSCGSNTTKTQETKASSTKNQVTMTYDQQRSQENTMSVLWYQKAAETKALYLQGYNVATDRLKEILQTPSDKPYSIVLDLDETVLDNSPYQVQNVKDGTAFNPKDWDVWVKKAAAKAVPGAKDFLQYADQNGVQIYYISDRTTSQVDDTIKNLEKEGIPVQGRDHLMFLEDGVKSKEGRRQAVQEKTNLVLLFGDNLVDFADFSKTSEADRDKKLDELQKEFGEKFIIFPNPMYGSWESAVYQGKKLDAKGQTEERLKALQGFDK; encoded by the coding sequence ATGAAAACAACAAAAACCACCTTTACCATCGTTTCTGCTCTTGCTTCTGTCATTTTACTGACGAGTTGTGGAAGCAACACCACTAAAACGCAAGAGACAAAAGCAAGTAGCACTAAAAATCAGGTGACGATGACCTATGATCAGCAGCGCTCACAAGAAAATACCATGTCTGTTCTCTGGTACCAAAAGGCAGCAGAAACCAAGGCTTTGTATTTACAAGGCTACAATGTCGCTACTGACCGTTTGAAAGAGATCCTCCAAACTCCTTCTGATAAGCCTTATTCCATCGTCTTGGATTTGGACGAAACTGTTTTAGACAACAGCCCTTACCAAGTTCAAAACGTCAAAGATGGTACGGCCTTCAATCCTAAAGATTGGGATGTTTGGGTGAAAAAAGCAGCCGCAAAAGCGGTGCCAGGTGCCAAAGATTTTCTTCAATATGCGGATCAAAACGGGGTTCAAATCTACTACATTTCTGACCGTACAACCTCTCAAGTAGATGATACCATCAAGAATCTTGAAAAAGAAGGCATTCCTGTTCAAGGACGTGACCACCTCATGTTCTTAGAAGATGGCGTCAAATCAAAAGAAGGCCGTCGCCAAGCTGTGCAAGAAAAGACCAATCTTGTCTTGCTTTTTGGGGACAACCTGGTTGACTTTGCAGACTTCTCTAAGACATCTGAAGCTGATCGCGACAAGAAATTGGACGAATTGCAAAAAGAATTTGGTGAAAAATTCATCATCTTCCCAAATCCAATGTATGGATCATGGGAATCTGCTGTCTACCAAGGTAAAAAACTAGATGCCAAGGGACAAACAGAAGAACGCCTCAAAGCCTTGCAAGGTTTTGACAAATAA
- a CDS encoding uroporphyrinogen decarboxylase family protein yields the protein MSKKELVLRAIRGETVERIPVGFWLHYVTQEEKELGLDNPAVVAKSIKGHQHYVEEISPDFVKIMSDGFFRYPSALYSREIKSIRELKDIQPIGEHHPWIEKQIEVVKEIRSHFHEEIASFYNIFSPISYLKRWFRTDQSRGDQVMADFIKEDPETLAYVLDVIAGDISTLSRRLIQEAGVEGIYFSTQQVQDERVTQEEYRKVIEPSNIAVLEAANEAGGINILHICGFEGASNEVELFKDYPAQVINWATHHEGLSLAEGRKLFGDRAVLGGFVNGKKGLLYQGEREAIEQETRRLVAEAGSRGLILGADCTVPDDFQLERLDWVRQAAVL from the coding sequence ATGAGTAAAAAAGAACTGGTTCTTCGTGCCATTCGAGGCGAAACAGTAGAACGAATCCCTGTAGGATTTTGGCTCCATTATGTGACTCAAGAAGAAAAAGAATTGGGTCTCGACAATCCGGCTGTAGTAGCAAAAAGTATTAAGGGCCACCAACACTATGTAGAAGAAATTTCACCTGATTTTGTCAAGATCATGAGCGATGGCTTCTTCCGCTATCCGAGTGCTCTTTATTCGAGAGAGATCAAATCGATCCGAGAATTGAAGGATATTCAACCGATTGGAGAGCATCATCCATGGATTGAAAAACAAATTGAAGTGGTCAAGGAGATTCGTTCCCATTTCCATGAAGAGATTGCTTCTTTCTACAATATCTTCTCGCCCATTTCTTATTTGAAACGCTGGTTTCGGACGGATCAATCCCGTGGGGACCAAGTGATGGCGGACTTTATCAAGGAAGATCCAGAAACCTTGGCCTATGTTCTTGACGTCATTGCAGGAGACATTTCTACTTTAAGTCGTCGCTTGATCCAAGAAGCAGGTGTTGAAGGGATTTACTTCTCAACCCAGCAGGTCCAAGATGAGCGCGTAACCCAGGAAGAATACCGTAAGGTGATCGAACCAAGCAACATCGCTGTCCTAGAAGCAGCCAATGAGGCGGGTGGCATCAATATCCTTCATATTTGCGGCTTTGAAGGAGCTAGCAATGAAGTGGAGCTCTTCAAGGATTATCCGGCTCAAGTCATTAACTGGGCGACCCATCATGAAGGGCTCAGCTTAGCAGAGGGTCGCAAGCTCTTTGGTGATCGTGCTGTCTTGGGTGGTTTTGTCAATGGCAAGAAAGGCTTGCTCTACCAAGGGGAACGAGAAGCGATCGAGCAAGAAACGCGTCGCTTGGTGGCAGAAGCTGGAAGCCGTGGTTTGATCCTTGGAGCAGACTGTACCGTGCCAGATGATTTCCAATTGGAACGCCTAGATTGGGTACGTCAAGCAGCTGTATTGTAA